A genomic segment from Syntrophotalea acetylenivorans encodes:
- a CDS encoding LemA family protein — protein MRKLSLLFWPLLLITLLSLSGCGYNRIQENEETVFSSWADVEATYQRRADLIPNLVETVKAYAAHEKETLQAVTEARAQVGQVKLDANQLGDAASIARFQQAQQGMSGALSRLLVVAERYPDLKANQNFRDLQHQLEGTENRINVARQRYNQAVRTFNSSIRTFPGNLTNKFLLKLERKEPFKAAAGAEQAPQVKF, from the coding sequence ATGCGTAAATTATCGTTGCTGTTCTGGCCTTTGTTGCTCATCACCTTGTTGTCTCTGTCCGGCTGTGGCTACAATCGTATTCAGGAAAACGAGGAGACGGTCTTTTCCTCCTGGGCCGATGTGGAGGCCACCTATCAGCGCCGTGCCGATCTGATCCCCAACCTGGTGGAAACGGTCAAGGCCTACGCCGCCCATGAAAAAGAGACTCTGCAGGCAGTCACCGAGGCCCGCGCTCAAGTCGGCCAGGTCAAGCTCGACGCCAACCAGCTCGGCGATGCCGCCAGCATAGCGCGATTTCAACAGGCCCAACAAGGCATGTCCGGCGCCCTGTCGCGGCTGCTGGTGGTTGCCGAACGCTATCCGGACTTGAAGGCCAATCAAAACTTCCGCGACCTGCAGCATCAATTGGAAGGCACGGAGAACCGTATCAACGTGGCGCGTCAGCGCTATAATCAGGCGGTCAGGACCTTCAACAGCTCGATCCGCACCTTTCCCGGAAACCTGACCAACAAATTCCTGCTCAAGCTGGAACGCAAAGAACCCTTTAAGGCCGCCGCTGGTGCCGAGCAGGCACCTCAGGTGAAATTCTGA
- a CDS encoding NAD(P)/FAD-dependent oxidoreductase has protein sequence MSKHLVLVGGGHAHMTVMKNLADYISRGHRVTLVSPSPYHYYSGMGPGLLGGTYRPQQVRFHIRKLVENRGARFVEDRVTSIDADKRRLRMASGDVLDYHIASFNTGSGVPLQVAGAQGEGVVPVKPIVNLLQARRQLLQNMGGKSQNLLVVGGGPAGVELAGNLWRLVNLAGGQAQITLLAGSRLLHRFPDRVRKLALKSLRERDIPVLEGGRASSVANGRAELYDGRSLPYDLAFIAAGVEPSPIFGDSGLPVGEDGGLLVNKQLQSIAHPELFGGGDCISLQGKPLAKVGVYAVRQNPILHANLLAALEDRPLISFKPQSRYLLILNLGNHRGILSKGCLAWEGRLPFMFKDWIDRRFMKTYQVSGELGEGNDNHHF, from the coding sequence ATGAGCAAACATTTGGTCTTAGTTGGTGGTGGTCACGCCCATATGACCGTGATGAAGAATCTGGCTGATTACATAAGTCGCGGTCATCGTGTAACTCTGGTTAGCCCAAGTCCCTATCATTATTATTCGGGCATGGGACCGGGGTTGCTTGGCGGCACCTATCGTCCTCAGCAGGTACGTTTTCATATCCGCAAATTGGTGGAGAACCGTGGCGCCCGCTTTGTCGAAGATCGGGTGACCTCCATCGATGCTGATAAACGCAGGCTGCGCATGGCTTCCGGTGATGTCCTCGATTATCACATTGCTTCCTTCAACACCGGCAGCGGGGTGCCCCTTCAGGTAGCGGGAGCCCAGGGAGAAGGGGTGGTGCCGGTAAAGCCCATTGTCAATCTGTTACAAGCCCGGCGCCAGCTTTTGCAGAACATGGGAGGCAAAAGTCAAAACCTGTTGGTGGTGGGGGGCGGTCCGGCCGGTGTCGAATTGGCTGGCAACCTGTGGCGACTGGTCAATCTGGCCGGTGGTCAGGCGCAGATCACCCTGCTGGCTGGTAGCCGGTTGCTGCACCGCTTCCCGGACCGGGTAAGGAAACTGGCGTTAAAGTCTTTGCGGGAAAGGGATATACCGGTACTGGAAGGGGGGCGCGCCTCCTCGGTGGCCAATGGCCGGGCTGAACTTTATGACGGGCGTAGTCTTCCATACGATCTGGCATTTATTGCCGCCGGCGTCGAACCGTCTCCGATCTTCGGTGATTCGGGATTGCCTGTTGGTGAGGATGGCGGATTGTTGGTCAATAAACAGCTGCAGTCGATCGCTCATCCTGAGTTGTTCGGCGGCGGTGACTGCATCAGCCTGCAAGGGAAGCCTTTGGCCAAGGTGGGAGTCTATGCGGTACGGCAGAATCCGATTCTTCATGCGAACCTGCTGGCGGCCCTCGAAGATCGGCCGCTGATTTCTTTCAAGCCGCAATCCCGATATCTGCTTATTCTCAATCTTGGTAACCATCGTGGCATTTTAAGCAAAGGGTGCCTGGCCTGGGAAGGACGGCTGCCATTCATGTTTAAGGACTGGATCGATCGACGTTTTATGAAAACCTATCAGGTCTCCGGAGAGTTGGGAGAAGGCAACGACAATCACCACTTTTAA
- a CDS encoding rhodanese-like domain-containing protein encodes MGLIDYFKPVATWNTDKVRTFLKEQSDDSYNLVDVRQPGEYERGHLPGAVLIPVKSLDERLFELDPEKLTITYCAAGVRSRAAASVLNNAGFKEVYSMSGGINAWDGLIAEGDLAIGTAWFTTATKAEEYLALAWLLEDGARQFYAELARSFHETPAGEFFKRLIAAEDAHKETLHNLYHGLSTRSAGDDFPAAVLPGPVSETMLEGGLSLAEALRWLPGKTAQQALELAISLEVNAYDRYQIMSRKAIDLEGQSAFGKLALEEKAHLGLLSDELDRWLAHHQ; translated from the coding sequence ATGGGACTGATCGATTATTTCAAACCGGTAGCCACCTGGAACACCGACAAAGTGCGCACTTTTCTTAAAGAGCAGTCAGACGACAGTTACAACCTCGTCGATGTGCGCCAACCCGGCGAATATGAGCGAGGGCATCTACCTGGAGCTGTCCTGATACCGGTCAAGTCTCTGGATGAGAGACTGTTTGAGCTCGATCCTGAAAAGCTGACCATCACCTATTGCGCCGCCGGTGTACGCAGCCGGGCGGCGGCCTCGGTGCTCAATAATGCCGGGTTCAAGGAAGTATACAGCATGTCCGGGGGCATAAACGCCTGGGATGGTCTCATCGCCGAAGGTGACTTGGCGATAGGGACCGCCTGGTTCACGACCGCGACCAAGGCAGAAGAATATCTCGCTCTGGCCTGGCTGCTCGAAGATGGTGCCCGGCAGTTTTATGCCGAACTGGCGAGGTCCTTTCATGAAACGCCGGCAGGTGAGTTTTTTAAACGCTTAATCGCTGCAGAAGACGCCCACAAGGAAACCCTGCACAACCTCTATCATGGTCTCAGTACCCGTTCTGCCGGCGATGATTTTCCTGCGGCAGTGCTCCCTGGACCGGTCTCCGAAACCATGCTTGAAGGCGGCTTGTCTTTGGCGGAGGCGTTGCGCTGGCTCCCCGGCAAAACAGCCCAGCAGGCCCTTGAGCTGGCTATCAGTCTGGAAGTTAATGCCTATGATCGTTATCAGATTATGAGCCGTAAGGCCATTGACCTGGAGGGACAATCGGCCTTTGGGAAACTGGCCCTTGAGGAAAAGGCCCATCTTGGTTTGCTGAGTGACGAGTTAGATCGTTGGTTGGCACACCATCAATAG
- a CDS encoding TadE family protein codes for MNGLINLLRRKNPSFKKGATVVEFALIIPVLLILLMAIIELGALFWVNMTMQHAVREGARYAITGRIDLDPNPNPDDRLRPAAVAEKIKLSSLGLYDSVVTDMVVTDPDGNVLGGFGGPGETLVINLQCSWPLLTPLIRPFFDGGTYNFQVSSTMRNENF; via the coding sequence ATGAACGGACTGATAAACTTGTTACGCAGAAAGAACCCTTCCTTTAAAAAAGGGGCGACGGTAGTTGAATTCGCCCTGATCATCCCTGTTCTCTTGATCCTTCTCATGGCGATTATCGAGTTGGGAGCGTTGTTCTGGGTCAATATGACCATGCAGCATGCCGTTAGAGAAGGGGCCAGATATGCAATCACCGGTCGTATTGACTTGGACCCGAATCCGAACCCAGATGATCGATTACGGCCCGCTGCGGTGGCAGAGAAAATCAAATTGAGTTCTCTGGGGCTGTACGATTCCGTGGTCACCGACATGGTTGTTACCGACCCGGACGGCAACGTGCTGGGCGGTTTCGGTGGACCCGGGGAGACACTCGTTATTAATCTGCAATGTTCCTGGCCCTTGCTGACGCCACTGATCAGACCTTTTTTTGACGGTGGAACCTATAACTTTCAGGTGAGCTCAACGATGCGCAATGAAAACTTTTAA
- a CDS encoding TadE family protein: MKTFKDKHSRYSFWQSRGQKGAAAVEMALVLPLLLVLAFGLFEFARGILANNVITGMSREGANLYSRTGTPPGDIMTALTGTASQVNMVDNGIIYMTRIQQTGGNPQVLEQFRWIDSALTDPPSSGVWLCDGPSNWDGEQCDIGPAVTSATRTATLDMTLNDGEEIVAVEVFYVYRPAFDFYLKKDLTFYSRTLL; the protein is encoded by the coding sequence ATGAAAACTTTTAAAGACAAACATAGTCGTTATTCTTTCTGGCAATCCCGTGGTCAAAAAGGAGCTGCGGCGGTGGAAATGGCCTTGGTGTTGCCGTTGCTTCTGGTGTTGGCTTTTGGGTTGTTTGAGTTTGCCCGAGGGATTCTGGCTAACAATGTCATCACCGGTATGAGCCGCGAAGGGGCCAATCTCTATTCTCGAACGGGAACGCCGCCGGGAGACATCATGACCGCTTTGACCGGAACTGCCAGTCAAGTCAACATGGTGGATAACGGCATTATTTATATGACCAGGATTCAACAGACGGGGGGCAATCCCCAGGTTCTGGAGCAGTTCCGTTGGATCGATTCGGCCTTGACGGATCCACCGTCCAGCGGAGTCTGGCTATGCGATGGTCCGAGTAACTGGGATGGCGAGCAGTGTGACATCGGTCCGGCTGTGACAAGCGCAACCCGCACGGCCACTCTCGATATGACCCTCAATGACGGTGAAGAAATTGTTGCGGTGGAGGTTTTCTATGTCTACCGGCCGGCCTTCGACTTTTATTTGAAAAAGGACCTGACTTTCTATTCCCGGACATTGCTCTGA
- a CDS encoding vWA domain-containing protein, producing the protein MHKNRLSNNSGAVLVIVALFTVALLAVTGLAIDSGIGFGVRAKLNAALDSAAIAAARAVATGSTDSERAAAAQAAGEKYFAANFPDGWLGATPGAPIISAVHHADGYWEIDASGSALVPTSFMRLMGRDIMTVNAAAEAIRRDLDMMLVIDSSGSMGNPSSAFGEVKDAASNFVDLFNSGPGGDRLGLVSFASGSVLDVPINKDSTRGFDKTEMQNAISALSASGYTTSEWAMQRAYQELEAVPAGIRSSLRVIVFFSDGAPNTVASDYTRFGSTVTGTLASGTSGPGDNRAQGFYDHLQLNSYSGSWGTDIATLPEFGLGNVPLASFNNARTLDPTSAPYDNTRCNVNMAARNMVENVANTARGNNIFVFTLGFDGSSRLSTQEIDFCGYGSEELGANILQRLANTTAADVSQGDQPRGLSIIFEEPEEAEAAFNQVASAILRLTR; encoded by the coding sequence ATGCATAAGAATAGGTTGTCGAATAATTCTGGTGCTGTTCTGGTTATTGTTGCCCTGTTTACGGTGGCTCTGCTCGCCGTCACCGGGCTTGCTATTGATTCCGGCATTGGCTTTGGCGTGCGCGCCAAACTCAATGCCGCTCTGGATTCTGCCGCCATCGCTGCTGCTAGAGCGGTTGCGACCGGCAGTACGGACAGCGAACGAGCAGCGGCGGCACAGGCTGCCGGAGAAAAGTATTTTGCAGCCAATTTCCCTGATGGCTGGCTGGGGGCAACCCCCGGTGCGCCTATTATATCGGCCGTTCACCATGCCGATGGTTATTGGGAAATAGACGCTTCAGGTTCGGCATTGGTTCCCACCAGCTTTATGCGCCTTATGGGGCGGGATATCATGACGGTTAATGCTGCGGCTGAAGCGATTCGGCGTGATCTCGACATGATGTTGGTCATCGATTCATCTGGTTCCATGGGTAATCCTTCAAGTGCCTTTGGTGAAGTCAAAGATGCCGCCAGCAATTTTGTCGATTTATTCAATTCCGGCCCTGGCGGGGATAGACTCGGCTTGGTTTCCTTTGCTTCAGGTTCGGTGCTAGATGTGCCGATCAACAAGGATTCGACCCGCGGCTTTGATAAAACCGAAATGCAAAATGCGATCAGTGCCCTCTCTGCGAGCGGCTATACGACCTCCGAGTGGGCTATGCAAAGGGCTTATCAGGAATTGGAAGCCGTACCTGCCGGAATACGTTCCAGCTTGCGGGTTATAGTTTTTTTCAGCGACGGGGCGCCGAATACGGTAGCGTCCGATTACACGCGCTTTGGAAGTACGGTGACCGGAACGCTTGCTTCGGGGACATCGGGGCCTGGCGATAATCGCGCCCAAGGTTTTTACGATCATCTACAGCTCAATTCTTATTCGGGAAGTTGGGGAACCGATATTGCCACCTTGCCGGAATTCGGCCTCGGAAACGTACCTCTAGCCAGTTTTAACAATGCACGCACCCTGGACCCGACTAGTGCGCCCTATGACAATACCAGGTGCAATGTGAATATGGCCGCCCGGAATATGGTGGAGAATGTGGCTAACACGGCTCGCGGAAATAATATTTTTGTTTTTACTTTGGGTTTTGACGGCAGTTCCAGACTGTCTACTCAGGAAATAGATTTTTGCGGTTACGGTTCTGAGGAATTGGGCGCGAACATTCTGCAACGGTTGGCGAATACGACGGCGGCGGACGTCTCTCAAGGTGATCAGCCGCGAGGCCTTTCCATTATTTTTGAGGAACCCGAAGAAGCCGAAGCGGCTTTTAATCAGGTAGCCAGTGCTATCTTGAGGCTTACCCGTTAG
- a CDS encoding CAP domain-containing protein → MMYRLFIQRTIFLLVIPGLLLCSVACGNHARGLDAAVPIPSQKVSASGEQNIYNNSFGLTDGEVQQLLTEHNRVRSAVGVGPVIWSPDLAAYSQEWADYLADNQCHIKHRPAEGRWQGLYGENLFTGTAGFYDVGDGVRAWESEKQFFKGGAVTLANVQQVGHYTQLVWRGTTQIGCGKAECGGRIILVCNYAPAGNVVDEAPY, encoded by the coding sequence ATGATGTACAGGTTATTTATCCAGCGAACTATTTTCTTGCTGGTCATACCCGGGTTGCTGTTATGCAGTGTTGCTTGCGGTAATCATGCGAGAGGTTTAGATGCCGCGGTTCCAATCCCATCTCAAAAAGTCTCAGCTTCGGGTGAGCAAAACATCTATAACAATTCTTTCGGCCTGACTGACGGCGAGGTTCAGCAGTTGCTTACAGAGCATAATCGAGTAAGGTCGGCGGTTGGTGTGGGGCCAGTGATCTGGTCCCCTGATCTCGCAGCCTATTCTCAGGAATGGGCTGATTACTTGGCTGATAATCAATGCCACATAAAACATCGTCCGGCGGAAGGCCGGTGGCAGGGGCTTTACGGAGAAAACCTGTTCACTGGTACTGCCGGTTTTTATGATGTGGGCGATGGGGTGCGGGCCTGGGAGAGTGAGAAACAGTTTTTCAAGGGTGGCGCTGTTACCCTGGCTAATGTCCAGCAGGTTGGTCACTATACCCAGCTGGTCTGGCGAGGGACTACCCAGATCGGCTGTGGCAAAGCCGAATGCGGGGGAAGGATTATCCTGGTATGCAATTATGCACCCGCGGGCAATGTTGTGGACGAGGCTCCCTATTAA
- a CDS encoding RCKP-type rubredoxin-like domain-containing protein, with amino-acid sequence MAIFKCEKCGHEKEGRCKPRKCPSCAESGTFIKQA; translated from the coding sequence ATGGCCATCTTTAAATGTGAAAAATGCGGACATGAAAAAGAAGGGCGCTGCAAACCTAGAAAATGCCCTTCCTGTGCAGAATCCGGCACCTTTATCAAACAAGCTTAA
- a CDS encoding quinol:electron acceptor oxidoreductase subunit ActD, giving the protein MARQLFFDDQQTFLQQLEQLLKDGTPREQLDVRTPYHLSEVETLLAQPPSKLPLFALGGALAGFGGGFLLAALTSLDWPISTGGKPVVAVPPFLLIGYLMTILIGSLASFAGFLLLARLPRIEALVEEQDFDSRFIITITDEVAPCTTLN; this is encoded by the coding sequence ATGGCTCGACAGCTTTTCTTTGACGATCAGCAAACCTTTCTGCAGCAGTTGGAACAATTGCTAAAGGACGGCACTCCTCGTGAGCAACTGGACGTGCGCACTCCCTACCACCTTAGCGAGGTCGAAACGTTACTTGCCCAACCGCCAAGCAAATTGCCGTTGTTTGCCCTGGGAGGGGCGCTGGCCGGTTTCGGCGGCGGCTTTCTGCTGGCAGCGCTCACCTCCCTGGACTGGCCGATCAGCACCGGCGGTAAGCCGGTCGTGGCGGTACCGCCCTTTCTGCTCATCGGCTACCTGATGACCATCCTCATCGGATCGCTGGCTTCCTTCGCGGGTTTCCTGCTGCTAGCCAGACTTCCCCGAATCGAAGCCCTGGTCGAAGAACAGGATTTCGACTCCCGATTTATCATTACCATTACAGATGAGGTTGCGCCATGCACGACACTAAACTGA
- the nrfD gene encoding NrfD/PsrC family molybdoenzyme membrane anchor subunit — protein sequence MQNTSSTEKIEQDVLAAMSWPSRSYLACIFLAGLVFLGGMALWGRQIALGMGVAGISHPVGWGVYITDFVFWVGIAHSGTLISAVLYIFRAHFRTSFNRAAEAMTIFALMVAGLFPLIHLGRVWFAYFLFPYPNQRQLWVNFRSPLVWDVFAVSTYMLVSLVFFYIGLMPDLAIVARRRTGFTGKIYRLLTLGWIGSSQQWRHYAKLYFFLAAFATPLVASVHSIVSWDFAVSIVPGWHTTIFAPYFVAGAILSGTAMVITLVIPMRRLLRLETYIPVEHIESIAKILLLTSLIVSFAYIVEQGLAFYSGNLFEMEQFRFRAFGDYRLLFWIMVGCNSVLPLTLFIGRLRRNLAFLFVLSLLVNVGMWLERFVIVVTSLARDFDPYAWGKYTPSLTEFGITAGSFGLFFLLFLLFIKILPVLSITELKER from the coding sequence ATGCAGAACACTTCTTCGACTGAGAAAATTGAACAGGATGTTCTCGCGGCCATGAGTTGGCCGAGCCGCTCCTACCTGGCCTGCATATTTCTAGCTGGTTTGGTGTTTCTCGGCGGCATGGCCCTGTGGGGGCGACAAATCGCCCTCGGCATGGGCGTGGCGGGTATCAGCCACCCGGTCGGATGGGGCGTCTACATCACCGACTTTGTCTTCTGGGTCGGCATCGCTCACTCCGGCACACTCATCTCGGCTGTGCTTTACATTTTTCGGGCCCACTTTCGCACCAGCTTTAACCGAGCGGCTGAAGCGATGACCATATTTGCCTTAATGGTGGCAGGACTATTCCCTCTGATCCATCTTGGCCGCGTCTGGTTTGCCTACTTCCTGTTTCCGTACCCAAACCAGCGTCAATTGTGGGTTAACTTCCGTTCGCCTTTGGTATGGGATGTTTTTGCCGTTTCCACCTATATGCTGGTCAGCCTGGTGTTTTTCTATATCGGCCTGATGCCCGACCTGGCCATCGTCGCCCGTCGTAGAACCGGCTTTACTGGCAAAATCTATCGTCTGCTGACTTTGGGCTGGATCGGTAGCTCCCAACAATGGCGACACTATGCCAAGCTTTACTTTTTTCTGGCAGCTTTTGCAACGCCGCTGGTCGCCTCGGTCCACTCCATTGTCTCTTGGGACTTTGCGGTGAGCATCGTCCCCGGCTGGCATACCACTATTTTTGCTCCCTACTTCGTGGCCGGCGCCATCCTCTCCGGCACCGCCATGGTCATTACCCTGGTGATCCCCATGCGCCGTCTGCTACGTCTGGAAACCTATATTCCCGTTGAGCATATCGAATCAATCGCCAAGATCCTGCTACTGACCTCCTTGATCGTCAGCTTCGCCTATATCGTCGAACAGGGGCTGGCCTTCTACAGCGGCAACTTATTTGAAATGGAGCAGTTCCGCTTCCGCGCCTTCGGCGACTACCGGTTGCTGTTCTGGATTATGGTCGGCTGCAACTCTGTCCTGCCGCTCACTCTGTTCATCGGCCGCCTGAGACGTAACCTGGCCTTCCTCTTCGTCCTCTCTCTGTTGGTCAACGTCGGCATGTGGTTAGAGCGATTCGTCATCGTCGTCACCTCCCTGGCCAGGGACTTCGACCCCTATGCCTGGGGAAAATACACCCCGTCTCTGACCGAGTTCGGCATTACCGCCGGCTCTTTCGGGCTGTTTTTCTTACTTTTTTTGCTCTTCATCAAAATTCTTCCGGTATTGTCGATTACCGAACTGAAGGAGCGCTGA
- a CDS encoding molybdopterin-dependent oxidoreductase, with the protein MDRRQFLQMLGLVSGAAALSSCGSEKGQEELVSLLVPAEDGIIPGTETWRPSTCCECPAHCGLLTRIRESRPVKLEGNPQHPVNRGGLCLRGQASLWRLYHPQRLQTPLKRQADGRLQAISWTQALTDIAEALQLSRQQGRKNSWLAGRTSGTLDTLIEEFCDSLDIERLAEFEPFSHAALRQSYDRLFDQPDLPRYRIEQADLLITIGADLLETFLSPIDYTNQASALTANKERHWTHLEPHYSLTGANADNRLVLKPGSEGALLLWLLQTLTSQNRYQGRWPQTLQKLFPSQDLAATSAATGLSTQQLKELASRFAQSKKPLLIVGGTATGHRNGQSVALLGALLQWLTSLPWGGLDFSAPENYSRVGSLLDLNELSQQLAADRVGVLFVSRCNPVRHSPTTLEIKKALGKATLKVGLADLADDTTDQMDLVLPLAHSLETWGDTEPRRGVIGLLQPIASPQIQSLSEGDLLLKLLQQATGKAPAADWETYLQNQWQKRFSRPQLGQLMEDGFLVETRQQPSIRLNQARATKALQNLQSQAPLLLPAAVIAPSIRSFDGRSHNLELLSEIPDPLTTISYGSWIAVAPQTADRLRLRDGGELQLKTAAWQSTQPVRIQPGQATEVLTLPMDSLPNPAAGIDPDTGEALRYLENLQVKNTGKLHRLTILAGSPSQQGRGLIPKPIHRQQKHDQEKHGPRASFYPEPQYENYRWAMAIDLQRCVGCSACVASCYIENNVPVVGASDHLAGREMSWLRIEPFYDEQGRVDFLPMLCQHCDYAPCEAVCPVYAAYHNPEGLNVQVYNRCVGTRYCSNNCPYKVRRFNWWQHKATPPLDRLRNPDLPVRTKGMMEKCTFCLQRIRIAKDRAKDKNRLVQDGEVTTACAQSCPTGAIVFGNLLDKESHIYRLTHSKRAYRVLADLGTEPAVHYLRPE; encoded by the coding sequence ATGGATCGACGGCAGTTTTTACAGATGCTTGGCCTGGTTTCCGGAGCCGCAGCACTCTCATCCTGTGGTTCTGAAAAAGGACAGGAGGAGCTCGTGTCGCTACTGGTGCCAGCCGAAGACGGCATCATTCCCGGCACCGAAACCTGGCGACCATCGACCTGTTGTGAATGCCCGGCCCACTGCGGCCTGCTCACCCGCATCCGGGAAAGTCGCCCGGTCAAACTGGAAGGCAACCCCCAACACCCTGTCAATCGCGGTGGCCTGTGCTTGCGCGGGCAGGCCTCTTTGTGGCGGCTCTATCATCCGCAGCGATTGCAGACCCCTCTTAAACGGCAAGCCGACGGGCGCTTGCAAGCGATCTCCTGGACTCAGGCATTAACTGACATTGCCGAAGCTCTTCAGCTAAGCCGTCAGCAGGGTCGAAAAAATTCCTGGCTGGCCGGGCGCACCAGCGGCACCCTGGACACCCTCATTGAAGAGTTTTGCGACTCTCTGGATATCGAACGGCTGGCGGAATTTGAACCCTTTTCCCATGCCGCCCTGCGGCAAAGCTATGACCGGCTCTTCGACCAGCCCGACCTGCCCCGCTACAGGATCGAGCAAGCCGATCTGTTGATTACTATCGGTGCCGATTTACTCGAGACATTTCTCAGCCCCATCGATTATACGAATCAGGCAAGTGCCCTGACAGCGAACAAAGAGCGCCACTGGACGCACCTGGAACCGCATTATTCCCTGACCGGCGCCAATGCTGACAACCGACTGGTTCTGAAACCCGGCAGTGAGGGAGCTCTGTTGCTCTGGTTGCTGCAGACCCTGACTTCCCAGAATCGTTACCAAGGCCGCTGGCCACAGACACTGCAGAAGTTGTTTCCCTCGCAAGATCTTGCCGCAACATCTGCCGCAACCGGTTTGTCCACCCAACAACTAAAGGAATTGGCCTCCCGCTTTGCGCAATCCAAAAAACCGCTGTTAATTGTCGGCGGCACCGCTACCGGCCATCGCAACGGCCAATCGGTCGCCCTGCTCGGTGCTCTATTGCAGTGGCTGACCTCCCTGCCTTGGGGCGGCCTGGATTTTTCTGCACCTGAAAATTATTCACGGGTCGGATCCCTGCTGGATCTAAATGAATTAAGTCAGCAACTCGCCGCTGACCGCGTTGGGGTACTGTTCGTCAGCCGCTGCAATCCGGTTCGCCATAGTCCCACGACGCTGGAGATAAAAAAGGCTCTGGGCAAAGCGACTCTGAAGGTCGGCTTGGCGGATCTCGCCGATGACACCACCGACCAGATGGACCTGGTCCTGCCACTGGCTCACAGTCTTGAAACTTGGGGGGACACCGAACCCCGTCGGGGCGTCATCGGTCTGCTGCAACCGATAGCCTCCCCACAGATTCAATCCCTCAGCGAAGGCGACTTGTTGCTTAAACTGCTGCAACAAGCCACCGGTAAGGCTCCGGCGGCTGACTGGGAGACCTATCTGCAAAACCAGTGGCAGAAGCGCTTCAGTCGCCCCCAACTTGGGCAGCTTATGGAAGATGGCTTCCTGGTCGAAACCCGACAGCAACCTTCCATACGCCTCAACCAGGCCCGCGCAACAAAAGCTCTGCAAAATCTGCAATCACAGGCTCCCCTTCTGCTACCTGCGGCGGTTATTGCTCCGTCAATCCGTTCCTTCGACGGCCGCAGTCATAATTTGGAGTTACTCTCGGAGATTCCCGACCCCCTTACCACCATCTCTTACGGCAGTTGGATTGCCGTTGCTCCGCAGACCGCAGACCGACTTCGCTTGCGGGACGGTGGAGAGCTCCAGCTCAAAACCGCTGCTTGGCAGAGCACACAACCGGTGCGCATCCAACCTGGTCAGGCGACCGAAGTTCTGACCCTGCCCATGGACAGCCTGCCGAATCCGGCAGCGGGTATCGATCCTGATACCGGCGAGGCGTTGCGCTATCTTGAAAATCTGCAGGTGAAAAACACCGGAAAACTGCACCGCCTGACTATCCTGGCCGGATCTCCCTCACAGCAGGGGCGCGGCCTGATTCCTAAACCGATCCATCGCCAGCAAAAACACGACCAGGAAAAGCACGGCCCCCGCGCCTCCTTCTACCCCGAGCCGCAATACGAAAACTATCGCTGGGCCATGGCTATCGATTTGCAACGCTGCGTCGGTTGCAGCGCCTGTGTCGCCTCTTGCTACATAGAAAATAATGTGCCGGTGGTCGGAGCGTCCGATCATCTGGCCGGGCGTGAGATGTCCTGGCTGCGCATTGAACCTTTCTATGATGAGCAGGGGCGGGTCGACTTTCTGCCCATGCTCTGCCAGCACTGCGACTATGCCCCCTGCGAAGCGGTCTGCCCCGTCTATGCCGCTTATCACAATCCCGAAGGGCTTAATGTCCAGGTCTACAACCGCTGCGTCGGCACCCGTTACTGCAGCAACAACTGTCCCTACAAAGTACGCCGATTCAACTGGTGGCAGCATAAAGCCACCCCGCCCCTTGATCGGTTGCGCAACCCTGATCTGCCGGTACGTACCAAGGGAATGATGGAAAAATGTACCTTCTGCCTGCAACGTATTCGCATTGCCAAAGATCGTGCGAAAGATAAAAACCGTCTGGTGCAGGACGGCGAAGTGACCACAGCCTGCGCCCAGAGTTGCCCAACCGGTGCCATCGTCTTTGGCAACCTGCTTGACAAAGAGTCGCACATTTATCGACTGACCCACAGTAAACGGGCTTACCGGGTTCTCGCCGACCTGGGCACCGAACCAGCAGTGCATTACCTGCGCCCCGAGTAA